A stretch of the Theileria equi strain WA chromosome 1, complete sequence genome encodes the following:
- a CDS encoding hypothetical protein (encoded by transcript BEWA_021760A), which produces MAKASRKARSKPKVDQETDSDEPRILVIRRGIVSNEVKQLAHNLRLVLSPNCAVNLKEGSKQKLRDFTTVADVLSLTHLMVLTQSENGLYLKLAALPKGPTITFSIEDFSLMSDISKQVKNPQSFGTSMFSPLLVLNGFSKTNKNLKVKSTSDASNFDLSSEIASALNSIFSPIDLYTIKIQNCRRAVLFHKDKDSDTIVLRHYSINLVDCHTASAVQDLMNRKSMKHILSDDKDFQDIMNDGLLPNLNDEDLYFRLDSETDEIIEFNNSSPLDIIHRHKYGINYSENSESGTLKAKIAIRLSEIGPRLNLLPIKVQDGVFCGQVKYHRFITKTPEELELNKKLEPEIIKKRKLESDKIEKIFQKYQKSINDSSKDTKKNTHDEQLSSENE; this is translated from the exons ATGGCAAAGGCATCCCGTAAAGCTCGTTCAAAACCAAAAGTTGATCAAGAAACTGATTCAGATGAGCCAAGAATCTTAGTAATTAGGAGAGGGATAGTAAGCAATGAGGTTAAGCAACTAGCCCATAACCTTAGACTTGTTCTATCTCCAAACTGTGCTGTAAACTTAAAGGAGGGTTCCAAACAGAAATTAAGAGATTTTACCACCGTGGCCGATGTTCTTTCATTGACTCACCTCATGGTATTAACTCAGAGTGAAAATGGGTTATACTTGAAACTAGCAGCGTTGCCTAAAGGTCCAACTATAACTTTTTCAATCGAAGACTTCTCTTTGATGTCTGATATTTCGAAACAAGTGAAGAATCCTCAGTCTTTTGGAACATCAATGTTTTCACCTCTTTTGGTTTTAAATGGGTTTTCTAAAACCaacaaaaatttaaagGTAAAATCTACCTCTGATGCATCAAACTTTGATCTCTCGTCTGAAATAGCATCTGCCTTAAATTCAATCTTTTCTCCTATAGATTTATACACTATAAAG ATACAAAATTGCCGAAGAGCTGTTTTGTTTCATAAGGACAAGGATTCTGATACAATTGTTTTGAGACATTATTCCATAAATTTAGTTGATTGCCACACAGCATCTGCTGTGCAAGATCTCATGAACAGGAAATCAATGAAGCATATTCTCAGTGATGATAAGGATTTTCAAGACATTATGAATGATGGACTGTTGCCCAATTTGAACGATGAAGATCTTTACTTTCGTCTAGACAGTGAAACAGATGAGATAATTGAGTTTAATAACTCATCACCATTGGATATTATACACAGACATAAATATGGTATAAACTACTCAGAAAATTCTGAATCCGGCACACTAAAGGCTAAAATAGCAATAAG ACTATCGGAAATCGGTCCTAGACTAAATCTTCTGCCAATAAAAGTACAAGATGGTGTCTTTTGTGGGCAAGTGAAATATCACAGGTTCATCACGAAGACTCCCGAAGAATTAGAACTAAACAAGAAACTGGAACCTGAAATCATAAAAAAGAGGAAGTTGGAGTCCGACAAAATTGAgaaaatcttccaaaaatatcaGAAGAGCATAAATGACTCCTCTAAGGATACTAAAAAAAACACCCACGATGAACAATTATCATCTGAAAATGAATAG
- a CDS encoding hypothetical protein (encoded by transcript BEWA_021770A), translating into MRFSIVGLPKLRLSQTRFFGFGNTIGIRSGCITESNISPTFTPEKRFLHAGQGHLQRLSHIVPLAFKSSSSNVFFVKNYEDYHNIVYSSLETQIVSSKDLLISLFFTKQSTSSLSVFESIGKIAEDFPLNKILIIDADVVPRSAYDADIQQFPSVLLSYGGDLYRQLIETNGGFHKDWQRSYGWYFKPLDINQEESRVDCVLPERLYELIHEGINKFHSSHNGRNISSIKSKAGTHSYTHGIDTDNLNLKRVGWPTE; encoded by the exons atgagattctctatcGTCGGTTTGCCAAAACTTCGTCTATCACAGACTCGATTCTTTGGTTTTGGTAACACGATCGGAATTCGTTCGGGATGCATTACTGAATCGAATATTTCACCCACTTTTACCCCTGAAAAGCGGTTCCTTCATGCCGGACAGGGACATTTGCAAAGATTATCACATATCGTTCCTCTTGCTTTTAAATCTTCGAGTTCCAATGTCTTTTTCGTAAAAAACTATGAAGATTATCATAATATTGTGTATTCTTCCTTGG AAACCCAAATAGTTAGCTCCAAAGATCTCTTAATCTCTCTGTTTTTCACAAAGCAAAGCACGTCCTCACTATCGGTATTCGAATCTATAGGTAAGATTGCGGAGGATTTCCCATTAAACAAAATTCTGATCATCGATGCCGACGTCGTCCCTCGATCGGCCTACGATGCTGATATACAACAGTTCCCATCTGTCTTGCTTTCATATGGAGGTGACTTATATCGCCAGCTTATTGAAACAAATGGAGGGTTTCATAAAGATTGGCAGCGTTCATATGGCTGGTATTTCAAACCATTGGATATCAATCAGGAGGAATCTAGGGTAGATTGCGTACTACCTGAGAGACTTTATGAGTTGATACATGAAGGAATAAATAAGTTCCACTCTTCTCACAACGGACGAAATATTTCTAGTATCAAATCGAAGGCTGGAACACATTCGTATACGCATGGTATCGATACGGATAATCTAAACCTCAAGCGTGTTGGATGGCCCACAGAATAA